Within the Medicago truncatula cultivar Jemalong A17 chromosome 4, MtrunA17r5.0-ANR, whole genome shotgun sequence genome, the region ATGCCTTGGGATGCGCTTTTAGAAGCCATTGTTCCATTTCCATTACCCAACTCAGCAGCATTTCCAGACCTTAGTGTGACATTATCTGAAATGTTTTCTAGAGACGACTCAAGGAGTAATGGGTGTCGCATACCTTCAATATTTACTGTTAAATCGTCATCTTGCACGACTGAAATGTCATTGTCCTTTTCAACAGATTCACAAACTTCAAGAGTTCCTAAACTGAAAATTGGGCATACCCCATTCATCCATTGAGCATAGGCAGCTCTTGCAAAAGCAAGATCAACCTCAAGAATTTTATCCAACAAATAATTTATCTCTGATTTTGAATTTGCTATTTCAGATGCAAGCATACTCAAAATTGCTCTTTCCTCGGCCGCTTCAGAGTTTGAAAGCCTAACTTCCATGTTGTTCAAATCTATTGCTTCTTTTGGTTCCATAAAGTATGTTGCTCCAGAGCTGCTGGCATTCAGAACTATACCTTCTGGAAGCAAATACCTATACGAAGCCCTGATACCCACGCACATTCTAGATCGACGCTTAGTAATAAATGGTCTGTCAATACCCCCAGCCCGAAAAATTTGAGATGATACTTCCTTCAATAAAGAGTCCAGGATTTCTATGTTCCTTTTTCGTTCTGATCTAATGATCTCCAGGTCTTCACTTGCTCTGTCAAGAATTACCAAAAGATTGCAATCTATGCAAAATTCTATTCTGCGCTCCAAGCCCATTAAGAAATTACAATTTTGCAGTATTTCAAGAAGGGGTGAGTACCTAATTGAAAACAATTGCATCAGAGAAGTTATTTTTGTGATCTTCTACTTTGGATTAGTAAAAGGAATCAGTTATGCCCAAAAGCACAACAAGTGCAATTAGAGTATTACTAACACACTGTTTGTTGTTGCCATTGAGATAAACTTTCTTTTAAGACCTTATTGGGACATGACATTATGAAATGATCTATGCTCCAAACATTGTCAAGAAAAATACAACACCTAGCCCAAATGCATAAAAGAAGCTGCTTGTGAACTGAATcagattatttaaaaaaaaaaaaaaaaaaactcgtagCACATTCAAATTGATTGATATGATTTCGACATTTGCATAGACATCAAAAACGTTGATGTCGTTTAGAACCTTGGTTGCACCGCTTATCGAATTTAATCTCCATACAGAAATTCTTTAAGCTATCAAGTGATCATGCATTGCTAAGAACGAATAAGTGTTACTTAAAACAACTATTACTTAGTGTATGtttagattgacttatttgagctaaTCTATTGGTAGACATCAATTAGAAATGTCTGAAATAGCTCTATTTCGTGGGGCAATCTACACCGATGTAATGAAGGTGATGGAAAGTGATTGGGAGAGGTTATGTAACATGTTAATAGATTATGATGTGTCTATAAACTATTTCCTTTTATTTCCATCATCATCTctccaggatagcttatgaaaacatcttctagcttatataaaaacaatttgattttattatcaAACTAACTTCGATCATAATACATAATCACTTGTATGTATGATAAGCACAAGCACTTGTACCTATTGAGTTTTTGAGTTAGATTCCAAGTTCAAACCTGTGTGAATGATTAGATACAGAAGCCAAGTGTCTCAAAGTATCAAACAATTCTCTAGCAGAAGAAAGTGTTCTTCGAACGGTGCAAAGCTCTGGAACGGTCAACAATTTACCAGAAACGGAAACGGAGAGAATGTCAGTCAAGTCATGTATTCCAGAAAAGTCGAGTTGTTGTTGAGGGACGAGTCTGGCAGCGGAGGTTTGATCGAGAAGCTTTTGGCTGTGGTGTGGAGTAAGTCCGACGGGTAAACGGGCGTTGTTGGCGGCGGAGGAGCCCATTGAAGTGGAAGTGAATGCAGAGAGTTGCTTGCATATGGAGTTCCATTCAAGAGTTTTGAGGCTGTCTGATTGGACTGAGTTGGACTCGGTGGAGTAGCAGAAGCGAGGTTTGAAAGAGAGTCTGTGGATTGAAGGTTTGTTGATAGGGATGAAGAGGTTGCAGGTGAGTTGCATCGGTGTGGTGACTCGCTGCTGAGCAGTTAGTTTACTACAACCTTCTGTTTCTGTTGTGGATTGGGTTTGGCTGTGGGGAGGAGGGACATTTGATTATTTGCCATCTCCTATcatactttaaaaaattaattaaaggtactatttttggaaaaaggttTAATAGATTATGCATCACattataatattgtaaatagaTTAATAGTGCAAAATATGACTTAATTACAAAGGCAAGTTAAACCAGATTaccataataaaatattatgttcaacttagcatcaaaatacaaaaattagcacataaaatcataagtttcataAGTCTCTAAATTTAAGTCATCTGtaaaaccatccaaaaaaacaaatttctaaagttgttaataaaactattcaataaataaactagttaatttcttcaaaaggtcAACAAATACCACCACCGCAACCCTAACCGACGTTGAAATCTGAATTTCCACGGTCGAAATCGCAACCCTAACTGGTATGTAAAAGTAACTATTCAGTAAACGTTTCGGTCTTTGGGCTTGTAGAAAAGGAATTgggttttgaaaaaatgtttccAAAAAGAgccaatttttaattttttttttatatgtaaactCGTAAaactcggtcaaactcgtcaaaccTTCCgaaataagtataattttttttgaaaatagggGGATCAAAATCGCAAGTTTTGCAAACCTGAGGgatcaaaagtgcatttaagccaaaaaaataagtataatttttttaaaaaataagtatccttaaaaatatcaaaattaaaatttaataaaaactatTATCCATGATTTATACACATTAGCGCAATAAAGATAGCTGACAGATGAACACAACCCATATGAATGCTAGTGTGTGTAGTTTTGAGATAATTCTTTCACTTCCAATTAtattcttaaacaaattttcttataagAATGCTACAATGTTGTTGGCATTCAAAAGAaaagagtttatattatattttctatattgttggtgtcattaaaaaagataagtatatataatttgttacaatatgaaaaACTGAAAGTATACGTTTATActaatctatattatatataaagaaaataattcatttcaGCTCTTTTGGattgactttttctcttttcaaatatACCgtcaatttttaatacaaataatatgtgtaacaaatagataagaataaatttaaatattaaaaaaatataacaaacacgatatggaTATATATATGTCGGGTtaattttcctttatcatttaaaaagtgtaacaaattagataagtatatttatacttacttttcattatctcaattatacccttaaactagataagaatttaaattatttttctgttatattactggtgtcattgaaatagataatcatgattagtttggtttgttataacttgaaaacgacaaatatttttatttatatttttagttttaatcaaaatctaaattttataaaaaaaaatatcgttcataattttcaaacgttaacacaataaaaagagcggaaagacggacatgtgagtgcccgtcttttcgctagttgtATATAAAGGAATACATGGTTTTCGACAGACTTTTTCATTTCCAATTTTTCCCTTAGACAAATTCAactataaaaatgttattttattagtgtcattcaaaaagataagattttatattatattgttggtatcattgaaaaagataagtatagtttgttatacaaaatatttactatctatatctataattttaatcaaagtttcataaaactattattatttgtaatttatACGGATATGGATTAACACAATAAAGAGAGTTGACTGACAGATATGGGGTGCCTGTTGAATGCTAAtagttataattttaatcaaaattaatattgcATAAAAACTATTGTTAGTATAGTATTCtcaaaaatataagcaaaaatgataaacaaaaattgatatatttaatacaaattttgaattagatgcatcaacttttatttttgtttatatcttAGGATGGATAGAGTATAACAGAGAATTAGAGATTGACTTTAACTATCAAACAAAAATGATCAACACAGGTGTAAAtacacgattttttttttattttttttatttttttttttattttttttagaaaaaatacaTGCATGGCTATTTGTTAGTTTTCTATCAAAACTAACTGAGATCTTGTTTTGTTTATCTCTATTTTCCTTATTTTCGGCTGAGCGTTTTtcataacaatattttttgaaggaataagaTTTTTATTAATGACAGCCTGCATATGCTCTTTGCTTGTTACGATATTCCCGATTCACTCAACTTCCGGAAgtgcactttttttttctataaatactCTCAGTAGACCTAACCTATATTATTATCATCTAGAGACAAAATATGGAAGGTGAaccaaagaaaaagagagaaaatatggaGGGTTCAAATCTTCCCGAAGAATTGTGTGGGCAATTATATCAAGAAAATTGAATACCACTATTGATGTTGTTCGATTCCGCGGTGTCGATAGTTTATTTCGCTCTCTTCTTCCCGCTCCATCTCCCTCTAACAACCATTGTATTTCATATGATCTTTATTTTCTACTGCAAACCAAAATATATCGCATTCAACCATCAACTTCATCTCCATGTTCTAATAAAGGGTGGCTCATTAGAGTTTTTCTGTCAAGTTCTTCCAAACTTTATCTCCTTGATCTCTTCACTAACCAGAGACTCCGAACTATGGAGACTATAAACAAAGTTTTGAATTTGATGAACTTTCGAGTTGTGGAGTTGTTTGAACTATATACTCCTAGTAATCTTAAAGGTGAAAttgattttcattatttttgcaGCATTCGCAAAGTAATCTTTTCTTCCATTGAGGGTCATTGTATGGTCTTTGCACTGTATTCAGGTAAAGCGGTGATAGTTTCCAACATTGAAGAAAATACATATACCATGTTAGAGGACGATGGTGGAGAAACCCAttgttttgatgatatgataCTTTACAAGGGCCAACTTTATGTTGTGGATAAAATGGGAACAATATTCTGGTTCCATGCTTTGTCTTTCAAGTTGGTTCAGTTTTCACCTAAAAACTTGTACTGTTGTGAAGAAAATGGGCATATAAGGGTGAATGCTTGCGAAAACAAGAAGAAATTAGTAGAGTATGATGGAAGTCTCTATGTGGTTGACCTGTATATTAATGATGAAAGATATTACAAATGGGGTTACTATTTGAAGGATGTTTTTGTGGAAGTTTATAAGCTTGATCAAGAATGGGGTAAATGGTTAAAAGTAAAAGATTTGGGTGATGTTTCATTTGTTTTGAGTAAAGACTCAAACTTTGCATTGTTAGCTCAAGATTATTATGGATTTGAAGGAAATTGCATCTATTTCTATTTTGATCACAAGGCTTCTTGTTTCAACTTGAAGAATTTAGAGACTAAGGTTGCTGACATTTTTTGGCCTTGTCCAACTTTGTTCCATCCTGTGACCAATTAATTTGTAAGTATAGTAATGCACATAAATATGATACATGGTTTTAGTGTCTTGTGGTGGTGACTtgtctttttttaatatgtatacAGATTTAGATTCGGGATGGCGCACCCTCATGCAAGATCGGGAAAATTCAGCTTCATTGAGTGTTTGTAGTAGAGTTTATGTATAACCTACCAATAGCATACTTATATACTTAAACCTAAGTCACAACAGATGCGAACAAGAGATCAAACCATCTATGCCAACCAGAATTGGTTGCGATGAATTTCTTGTAATCCAACTTGTTAGTTATTTCTATGATTTGTTCCTCTGGGACTGTATATGATCCTGTTTCATTGTTATAAATTTTGCATGGTTAATTTAGatattgaaacttttttttttttaaagaggctaaaattttaaatattgaaacATAACTCGGTGtcttttttgattttgaaatatttgCTATCAATGTCAATTGGAATATTCTCCAAAGActtaataatgatgataatattGTGAATATTACTTGATTGTCCAACTAGATTTGTGTCAGTGCTATATCTTATATTTAACATTGATCATAGTTTTCTGCCTCGGCCTCCTAACCTAAGACATTTGTTATGCTTtggtaaaacaaaacaaaaaacatttgttATACTTAGTCTGTGTCACCATTTTTGGTTGTGTGTTGAGTAAGGAACTACATGTATTTGAAAGATTTTCTGCATGTTTAGATCAGTACTCTCTGTTGAAGTAGAAGTTCTAGCAGTGCAATTCCATAGTGGAATTCAAAGAAATTGTTATTGTTTCGTGATACACTATTTAGTgcaaaatattgtgaaatagcGGCGCTATAACGTTCTTgcatagcggaatttgaacaaaatgtTACCTGCAACTTTATAATTTAGTCAATAATAACAACACAACGTTAGTCCACCTCCCACCCTTGAATGCTTGAAGTCCTTATAGATCAAATCGAAGTGAGATGGCTATGAGATTAGAATCAACATGGTTGATAAAATACAGGGTCAAACTTAATTCATGAATAGATAAAACTTGTTTGTCATAAGATCAAAATATGTTCAATGGTGGATCCGCCAATGGTCAAAAtcactaaaaaagaaaataaaagggccAAAACTTTTAGAAAGTGCagatcaaaatcacaaaattttgATACTTCAAAAACTAAATATGCAATCAAAGCTAAATTTTTTGTTAGTTGTCCATCGAAATGCTTTAGCCAGATGGAAATGACTAGGCAACTTGATTTCTAAATTTGTAACCATCCATCATTCAATGTAGTTTCTAATTCAAAATTGCATAATTGTTCCTGAATTTGTTATGCATTagtcaattttatcattttttttggttacagtcaattttatcatttcttaACTATGCACATCACCTATGATAACATGTGATGTTAAATTATGATGTGGCAGTCCACATGGGTTTTAATCACCACAGATATGAGTTTAAATTGCAAATAGTATACAACATACTTAtgttaaataaatagaaaactaattattattattactaaacaaagattattttttttaaatcgatGAAGagcataaaatttattaattaaaaagttaCTAATGACTATTTTACAATTGTCCCgaagaaaatttaaatttattaattaaaaaattactaatGACTATTTTACAATTGTTGTAATATGTTCTTTGAATTAGTAAGACGAAGCTTTTACCACTTAGCAAACATCTCATCTCATATAtattgataaattaaataaaatttcatacGTACAATTGAGTTAATTTTGAttctattcaaaaaaaattctaaattctaatcctaccatttttcataacaaaaaataaaaacgatCTTGTTATAGATTTTAGCTGCTTTTTTTAGATGGAGTTGATGTTGTATTGTTGACTGTTGATCGGAGATGAGAAACATGGGAAAACGTGGGTATGGTtcgattcaaaacaaaaatcgaacaattttttaaatttaaaataactgaaCTCAATTGTTTGAATTTCAAACGAACCAAACTGTTATAATTGTTTGAAATGaaccataattaatttttaaaatgtcaaaatttactattttgaatccaataattttttgaaccaaattattattattagtacaTTTGAAAAATGAGTTGTGCTATATCCCACGAAGGGATTTCAACGAAAGCCACGAAATAGCCTTGTTATGtatcaatttcttttctttttttaacaacaaaaaaaataaaagttggtGTTTGGCGGAAAACATGGTGGGTAGtgtgtcattttttgttttcattaattAACTTTTCGTAGTAATAAGCATAATccttgaaaaatatataaaagaaaatcaaaccaAATCTAATATGAGAActttttaaaaaccaaaatcaaatcaaaatgatcCAAACtgaattgtattgaaaaatcaTGAATCAACCTGTTTTAGTGAGAGTTGTTAGcaataattagtttttttattcgGTTTGATTCCGCggttcaattcaattttttggtttttttttccatccaaaaaaaaaaaacgcagtAGCTACACACGTGGGTGACGAAAGTACCCTTATGTTTAGTTTCATTTTCTGCATCAATCAACATAATACAACATGGCCCTTTGATTTCTCCTTCCAtgttagaagaagaagaagaagaaagagaataacaTCACAAATacgcagaagaagaagaagaagaaggatgatacCGCAGCAGTGGGCATCTCCATGCGGAAACAAATGCACCAACAAATACGCAGCCCTCACCAAACTTCCatgtaataataattaaataataataatcgaaATTTCGTTTTGCCGTTTTATTTTCATCACCATTATGTTCTCAAATTCTATACATTCCCGATGTTTATGTATGTaatcattcaaatcatttttttttttaagtaatttttttgaatatataaagCCCCTTTAGAAAAAAGGGTTTGTTTGCATTGTCTTTTATATTTAAGTTCATATGATAGTTATTATTGGTCTGCACTCCAGATTCATATTGAAGAATAATATtacttgtttaatttaattgtagGGCGAGTATTCTGCAAAAAAGGATGCAATTCAGATGGAGAGACATGGGAAGAATGTGAGTCAGATGACCACATTCATTTCTTTTCCTTATCAATGCTTTGCATTTATACTGTcatcatttttttatgcaaCATTCATAAATGACTGCACATCGTGCGATTATTTTAACACTGTCATAATAGTCATGGAACTTTTgttctttactctcttttataaaatttgacaGTTGTAGTTCAACGTGATAATTGCCGGCATAAAAAGTTTTGGTACCTTTGATAATTTGGTAAAGTATTGGAGATTGTCTTAAATTGTTTAATTGGTAAACCACTTTGGCAATTATGGCATGGCGGGTTCTATGCCAGCCTTCATAGGCCATAATGCCTATTACATCCGCCACACAGGCTGCAAAGCCGTATTTTTGTAGCCGATTTTTGTTTGCCCGCAAGTAATCTGCCATTCATAACATTGATTGAGCGTTTAATTCGTGCTCTTTAGTCTCTTCAAGTCTTATTGTGGTTATACCATTAGTTTCTCTTGTGAGTTGAAATCCACTTTTGCACATCAATTTGTTTGAATTCTCTCTTTTAAACTTCtcgataaatatttataaacttACGATGGCTTTTTTGTGAGCAAGAAATTAAGTACTTATTTCACTTGAAAAGCTCCTATGTGCAAGAAAATAACCAATGTGGGTTCTAGCTAGTTGGTTAACACTGACCTAGCTCATACTTTGAGAATCAGCATCTCTAAGGCACTAGATTTTTAACTGTTCTCTTAGCAAATTTtgagaaaagaaaggaaaaatgtGTAATATAAAAGTTGGACTTGCTAGTGGATAAATTGATTCTGAGTTTTGCAAATGATAAGTACTGGTTAACCAGGTTTGGAGGACTGCAATCAACTATGCTACAAAGATCCTGTACTGAAGGACCAACAGTGGAGTGCTTATATTGACCGTTCTCCTGGATCTGCTACTTATTCAGAGGTATTTTCTTTCATGTGCATGTTTCTGTTATATTCTAATGAAGTTATTCTCTAATGGTTTCTCTCTCTTAGTagttttaatgtttgattcttCATCCTAAAAGGCAAGGTCTATAAG harbors:
- the LOC25493178 gene encoding F-box protein At4g35733 — translated: METINKVLNLMNFRVVELFELYTPSNLKGEIDFHYFCSIRKVIFSSIEGHCMVFALYSGKAVIVSNIEENTYTMLEDDGGETHCFDDMILYKGQLYVVDKMGTIFWFHALSFKLVQFSPKNLYCCEENGHIRVNACENKKKLVEYDGSLYVVDLYINDERYYKWGYYLKDVFVEVYKLDQEWGKWLKVKDLGDVSFVLSKDSNFALLAQDYYGFEGNCIYFYFDHKASCFNLKNLETKVADIFWPCPTLFHPVTN
- the LOC25493179 gene encoding uncharacterized protein — translated: MFSFIFCINQHNTTWPFDFSFHVRRRRRRKRITSQIRRRRRRRRMIPQQWASPCGNKCTNKYAALTKLPWRVFCKKGCNSDGETWEECLEDCNQLCYKDPVLKDQQWSAYIDRSPGSATYSEECFHACVSGCGYKFEVKPDEADKVCPNRPLKPEPEPAQKQKTKPVQKQKPKHVDPIDPPDIPDTSA